From Rhodobium gokarnense, a single genomic window includes:
- the dgoD gene encoding galactonate dehydratase, producing MKITQLKTWQVPPRWLFLKIETDEGVAGWGEPVIEGRAATVEAAVHELADLIVGRDPRHVQDIWQQLYRGGFYRGGPILMSAIAGIDQALWDIKGRALGVPVHELLGGPVRDKMRMYCWIGGDRPADVGRQAKEVVEKGFTAFKMNGTPELAIVDSHAKVDDAVARVAEARQAVGPDVGIAIDFHGRVHRPMAKALLRELEPFHPMFVEEPVLPEHLHALPQIASGLGYPIATGERLHTRFAFREILEARMVDILQPDISHCGGITEAVKIASLAETYDVAIAPHCPLGPLTLAASLQLDFVAHNAFIQEQSMGIHYNVGNDVLDYLTDPAPLKIEDGYLPVLTKPGLGVEIDEAFVEEQAKKGHRWRNPAWRHEDGSVSEW from the coding sequence ATGAAGATCACGCAACTGAAGACCTGGCAGGTGCCGCCGCGCTGGCTGTTCCTGAAGATCGAGACCGACGAGGGCGTTGCCGGTTGGGGCGAGCCGGTGATCGAGGGCCGCGCGGCGACCGTCGAGGCCGCCGTCCACGAGCTCGCCGACCTCATAGTCGGCCGCGATCCGCGCCACGTCCAGGATATCTGGCAGCAGCTCTATCGCGGCGGCTTCTATCGCGGCGGACCGATCCTGATGTCCGCGATCGCCGGCATCGACCAGGCGCTCTGGGACATCAAGGGCAGGGCCCTCGGCGTGCCGGTCCACGAACTGCTCGGCGGGCCGGTGCGCGACAAGATGCGGATGTATTGCTGGATCGGCGGCGACAGGCCGGCCGATGTGGGCCGCCAGGCGAAGGAAGTGGTCGAAAAAGGCTTCACGGCCTTCAAGATGAACGGCACGCCGGAACTCGCCATCGTCGACAGCCATGCCAAGGTGGACGACGCCGTTGCGCGCGTTGCGGAGGCGCGGCAAGCCGTCGGCCCGGATGTCGGCATCGCCATCGACTTCCACGGCCGGGTCCACCGGCCGATGGCCAAGGCCCTGCTGCGGGAACTGGAACCCTTCCACCCGATGTTCGTGGAAGAACCCGTCCTTCCCGAACACCTGCACGCATTGCCGCAGATCGCCTCCGGCCTCGGCTATCCGATCGCCACCGGCGAACGGCTGCACACCCGTTTTGCCTTCCGGGAAATCCTGGAAGCGCGGATGGTCGACATCCTGCAGCCGGACATCAGCCATTGCGGCGGCATCACCGAGGCCGTGAAGATCGCGTCCCTGGCCGAGACCTACGACGTCGCCATCGCGCCCCATTGCCCGCTCGGGCCGCTGACGCTCGCCGCCTCGCTGCAGCTCGACTTCGTCGCCCACAATGCCTTCATCCAGGAGCAGTCGATGGGTATCCACTACAATGTCGGCAACGACGTCCTCGACTACCTGACCGACCCGGCGCCGCTGAAGATCGAAGACGGCTATCTTCCCGTGCTGACCAAGCCGGGCCTTGGCGTAGAAATCGACGAGGCCTTCGTCGAGGAGCAGGCGAAGAAGGGCCATCGCTGGCGCAATCCGGCGTGGCGCCACGAGGACGGGAGCGTTTCGGAATGGTAG
- a CDS encoding 2-dehydro-3-deoxy-6-phosphogalactonate aldolase — MVAADPRAAFDAAFSRLPLVAILRGITPAEAPEILHVLVDAGFTLIEVPLNSPEPFESIEAMANIAPEGVRIGAGTVLDPGDVSRLVSAGGSYIVTPNTDLEVIAASVDAGLPALIGCFTPSECFAAAKAGAAALKIFPASRLGSGYIKDLKAVLPSGLPVLAVGGVGAVNFADFVAAGCSGFGIGSELWKPGRSAEDVHTAAETLVAAWRAIAP; from the coding sequence ATGGTAGCGGCCGATCCCCGCGCGGCGTTCGACGCGGCCTTTTCCCGGTTGCCGCTGGTCGCCATCCTGCGCGGCATTACGCCGGCCGAAGCGCCGGAGATCCTGCACGTTCTCGTCGATGCCGGCTTCACGCTCATCGAAGTCCCGCTCAACTCGCCGGAGCCTTTTGAGAGCATCGAGGCGATGGCCAATATCGCGCCCGAGGGCGTGCGGATCGGGGCCGGGACGGTTCTCGATCCGGGCGACGTCTCCCGGCTGGTGTCGGCCGGCGGCAGCTATATCGTGACGCCCAACACCGACCTGGAAGTGATCGCCGCGAGCGTGGACGCAGGTCTTCCCGCCCTCATCGGCTGTTTCACGCCGAGCGAGTGCTTTGCCGCCGCCAAGGCAGGCGCTGCGGCGCTGAAAATCTTTCCGGCCTCCCGGCTTGGCTCCGGCTACATTAAGGATCTGAAGGCCGTGCTGCCCTCCGGCCTTCCCGTGCTTGCCGTCGGCGGCGTCGGCGCCGTCAATTTCGCCGATTTCGTGGCCGCCGGCTGTTCCGGCTTCGGCATCGGCTCGGAGCTTTGGAAGCCCGGCCGCTCCGCCGAGGACGTCCACACCGCCGCCGAAACGCTGGTCGCCGCCTGGAGGGCGATTGCCCCATGA
- a CDS encoding 2-dehydro-3-deoxygalactonokinase — translation MSGRLIIVDWGTSSFRAWLVDAASGAVLAEIGDGLGMRALSRNGFAAYCHERLGPWRDGATPVYMAGMVGAPQGWQQAPQPPLPATPESLARDVVAVADMAGVFIIPGVRVASADPAKADVMRGEEVQIFGALSLVDWDYAVLCLPGTHSKWADVEGGVLTRFSTSMTGEVHEVMLAHSVLGLAADRDAPFAEVAFDAGLSQSVRRGGLLNHLFSARARGIHGDLRAEDVASYLSGLLIGSEIAAMTPLYASGAGEILLVSNDRLAVPYGAAFSRAGLAYRHVTAREATLAGVTAIARLHAPELFSEAVS, via the coding sequence ATGAGCGGCCGGCTGATCATCGTCGACTGGGGAACCTCGTCCTTCCGAGCCTGGCTGGTCGATGCCGCCTCGGGCGCGGTCCTTGCCGAAATCGGCGACGGCCTTGGCATGCGGGCGCTGTCGCGCAATGGGTTCGCTGCCTATTGCCATGAGCGGCTCGGCCCCTGGCGGGATGGCGCGACGCCGGTCTATATGGCCGGCATGGTCGGCGCGCCACAGGGCTGGCAACAGGCACCGCAGCCGCCGCTTCCGGCAACGCCGGAGAGCCTTGCCCGCGATGTCGTCGCCGTTGCGGACATGGCGGGTGTCTTCATCATTCCGGGTGTCCGGGTCGCCAGCGCCGATCCCGCCAAGGCCGACGTCATGCGCGGCGAGGAGGTCCAGATTTTCGGCGCGCTGTCGCTCGTCGATTGGGACTATGCGGTCCTCTGCCTGCCCGGCACCCACAGCAAATGGGCCGATGTGGAAGGCGGCGTTCTGACCCGCTTTTCCACCAGCATGACCGGCGAGGTGCATGAGGTCATGCTCGCCCATTCCGTGCTCGGCCTGGCCGCCGACCGGGACGCGCCTTTCGCGGAGGTTGCCTTCGACGCCGGCCTCTCCCAGTCGGTCCGTCGCGGCGGTCTTCTCAATCACCTCTTTTCTGCCCGTGCCCGAGGCATACATGGAGACTTACGGGCCGAAGATGTGGCGAGCTATCTCTCCGGCCTTCTCATCGGCTCGGAGATCGCCGCCATGACGCCGCTTTATGCCAGCGGCGCCGGCGAGATCCTCCTGGTCAGCAACGACAGACTTGCGGTGCCCTACGGGGCGGCGTTTTCCCGGGCGGGCCTTGCCTATCGGCATGTCACCGCCCGCGAGGCGACGCTTGCCGGGGTGACGGCAATCGCGCGGCTTCACGCGCCGGAACTTTTCTCGGAGGCGGTCTCATGA
- the gndA gene encoding NADP-dependent phosphogluconate dehydrogenase, with translation MTETEHLCDIAVIGLGVMGRNLALNLNDRGYKVVAGDAFPDVVVSARAELEPTVTVVDTPIDVLKHLKAPRTMLVMIKAGDPVDALIETFRPHLQPGDILIDGGNSHYHDTERRQALLEADGVRFVGLGVSGGEEGARHGPALMAGGDPDAVAAVSAPLAAIAAKAGDGAPCFGTFGPGGAGHFVKMAHNGIEYLVMQALAECYLLLSGPAGLEREAMAETFRRWDETAASSYLLEITAVVVDEVDTDTGRPLVEMIKDSAHHKGTGRWTVEAGLQYGVAVPGIATAFLARALSSRRAPHAASLRRLPPAGDAALIADDLGKALPAVMLAAYAQGLSLISEASKVNGWGTELATVARTWRAGCIIRAAMLDPIADAFTADPELTDITLSPLAEEILETAERPLRRVVAAAVADGVPVPALANSIAYLDGLRAKRVGANLIQGQRDLFGAHTFERTDKPGVFHHEWPVVS, from the coding sequence ATGACCGAAACAGAACACCTTTGCGACATCGCCGTCATCGGCCTCGGCGTCATGGGGCGCAACCTTGCCCTCAACCTCAACGACCGCGGCTACAAGGTGGTCGCCGGCGATGCCTTCCCGGACGTCGTCGTCAGCGCGCGGGCCGAGCTTGAGCCGACTGTCACCGTCGTCGACACGCCGATCGACGTGTTGAAGCATCTCAAAGCCCCGCGCACCATGCTGGTGATGATCAAGGCCGGCGACCCGGTCGATGCGCTGATCGAGACGTTCCGCCCGCACCTGCAACCCGGCGACATTCTCATCGACGGCGGCAACAGCCATTACCACGACACCGAACGGCGCCAGGCGCTGCTGGAAGCCGACGGCGTGCGCTTCGTCGGGCTCGGCGTTTCCGGGGGCGAGGAGGGCGCCCGCCACGGCCCCGCGCTGATGGCCGGCGGCGATCCCGACGCCGTTGCCGCGGTCTCCGCGCCGCTTGCCGCCATCGCCGCCAAGGCCGGCGACGGGGCGCCCTGTTTCGGCACCTTCGGGCCCGGCGGTGCCGGCCATTTCGTCAAGATGGCCCATAACGGCATCGAATACCTGGTGATGCAGGCGCTCGCCGAATGCTACCTGCTGCTCTCCGGCCCGGCCGGGCTCGAGCGCGAGGCAATGGCCGAGACGTTCCGGCGCTGGGACGAGACCGCCGCATCTTCGTACTTGCTTGAAATCACCGCCGTCGTCGTCGACGAGGTCGACACGGACACCGGCCGGCCGCTGGTCGAGATGATCAAGGATTCCGCCCACCATAAGGGCACCGGCCGCTGGACCGTTGAGGCCGGACTGCAATACGGCGTTGCCGTTCCCGGCATCGCCACCGCATTCCTGGCGCGCGCTCTTTCCTCCCGGCGCGCGCCCCATGCCGCGTCGCTCCGCCGTCTGCCTCCGGCGGGCGACGCGGCTCTTATTGCCGATGACCTCGGCAAGGCGCTGCCGGCGGTCATGCTGGCGGCCTATGCGCAGGGGCTGTCGCTGATTTCCGAGGCCTCCAAGGTCAATGGCTGGGGAACGGAGCTGGCGACCGTCGCCCGCACCTGGCGGGCCGGCTGCATCATTCGCGCTGCCATGCTCGATCCGATCGCCGACGCCTTCACCGCCGATCCGGAGCTGACCGACATCACCCTGTCGCCGCTTGCCGAAGAGATCCTGGAGACGGCGGAACGGCCGCTCCGCCGGGTCGTTGCGGCCGCGGTCGCCGACGGCGTGCCGGTGCCGGCGCTCGCCAATTCGATCGCCTATCTCGACGGGCTGAGGGCCAAGCGCGTCGGCGCCAACCTGATCCAGGGCCAGCGCGACCTGTTCGGCGCCCACACCTTCGAGCGCACCGACAAGCCCGGCGTCTTCCACCACGAATGGCCGGTCGTGTCCTGA
- a CDS encoding gluconokinase — MIIVMMGICGTGKSTLGKLLAARRDIPFVEGDDYHLPEAVAKMAKGEPLTDADRWPWLDRLGAAMGEWSAEGKEAVVSCSALRRAYRDRLRAAAPDVVFVYLEGAVDLVRERMAGREGHFMPVALVDSQIADLEDPRGEPGVVSVSIEGRPEEIVGRIEGALGERD, encoded by the coding sequence ATGATCATCGTGATGATGGGGATCTGCGGCACCGGAAAGTCGACGCTCGGCAAGCTTCTGGCCGCGCGCCGCGACATCCCCTTCGTCGAGGGCGACGACTACCACCTGCCGGAAGCCGTCGCCAAGATGGCCAAGGGCGAGCCGCTGACCGACGCCGACCGCTGGCCGTGGCTCGACCGCCTCGGCGCGGCGATGGGCGAATGGTCGGCGGAGGGCAAGGAGGCGGTGGTGAGCTGTTCGGCCCTCCGCCGCGCCTATCGCGATCGCCTCAGGGCTGCGGCGCCCGATGTCGTCTTCGTCTATCTCGAAGGTGCCGTCGATCTCGTGCGTGAGCGCATGGCGGGCCGCGAGGGCCATTTCATGCCGGTCGCCCTCGTCGACAGCCAGATCGCCGACCTGGAAGACCCACGCGGCGAGCCCGGCGTCGTCTCGGTCAGCATTGAGGGACGGCCCGAGGAGATCGTCGGGCGGATCGAGGGGGCGTTGGGGGAGCGGGATTGA
- a CDS encoding RidA family protein translates to MSTVERLQTGQRMSQAVIHNGTVYLAGQVGAPGESVTAQTEAILKGIEKLLAEAGSDPTRILQATIWLADMDDFAEMNAVWDAWVPEGHAPTRACGESKLATPDFKVEIIVVAAQK, encoded by the coding sequence ATGAGCACCGTCGAACGCCTTCAGACCGGCCAGCGCATGAGCCAGGCCGTCATCCACAACGGCACCGTCTACCTCGCCGGCCAGGTCGGCGCCCCCGGCGAAAGCGTCACCGCCCAGACCGAGGCCATCCTCAAGGGCATCGAGAAGCTCCTGGCCGAGGCCGGCTCCGACCCGACCCGCATCCTGCAGGCCACTATCTGGCTGGCTGACATGGATGATTTCGCGGAAATGAACGCCGTCTGGGACGCCTGGGTCCCCGAAGGCCACGCCCCCACCCGCGCCTGCGGCGAGAGTAAGTTGGCCACGCCAGACTTCAAGGTCGAGATCATCGTCGTCGCGGCGCAGAAGTAG
- a CDS encoding NAD(P)/FAD-dependent oxidoreductase, with the protein MTETADILVIGGGIGGIGAAARLAPEAKVIVLEREDAIGYHATGRSAAVFIRNYGNATVRALNAASAPVLENPEGIADSSLLTPRGEMMVAAEGEIEALEHYLAGSDGLQEITPDDAVGRIPILRRERIERAVFEPNAQDIDVDRLLQGFARLARSGTGRIERRAEVAEIVRARTTWQVRTKDAAYEAPIVVNAAGAWADGLAAMAHVAPIGLTPMRRSIAVLPMPDDLGVERWPLVVSGSETWYAKPERGRLLVSPADEDPVDPHDAWPDDMVLAEGLHRFEQAMTISVTRVERSWAGLRSFVADRTPVCGFAPDADGFFWLAGQGGYGVQTSPALARLAGDLVLGRTPELTPDVVAALSPARDGIGPGTGTLQ; encoded by the coding sequence GTGACGGAAACCGCTGACATTCTCGTCATCGGCGGCGGCATCGGCGGCATCGGCGCCGCGGCCCGGCTCGCCCCGGAGGCCAAGGTCATCGTGCTGGAGCGCGAGGACGCCATCGGCTACCACGCGACGGGCCGCTCGGCCGCCGTCTTCATCCGCAACTACGGCAATGCCACGGTCCGCGCGCTGAACGCGGCAAGCGCGCCGGTGCTGGAAAACCCCGAGGGCATTGCGGATTCCTCGCTGCTGACCCCGCGCGGCGAGATGATGGTCGCTGCCGAGGGCGAGATCGAGGCCCTGGAACACTACCTTGCCGGCAGCGACGGCCTTCAGGAGATCACGCCGGACGACGCCGTCGGCCGCATCCCGATCCTGAGGCGCGAGAGGATCGAGCGCGCCGTCTTCGAGCCGAACGCCCAGGACATCGACGTCGACCGGCTGCTGCAGGGCTTTGCCCGGCTCGCCCGCTCCGGCACGGGGCGCATCGAGCGCCGCGCGGAGGTCGCCGAGATCGTGCGCGCCCGCACCACCTGGCAGGTCCGCACGAAGGACGCCGCCTACGAGGCACCGATCGTCGTCAACGCCGCCGGCGCCTGGGCCGACGGCCTTGCCGCGATGGCCCATGTGGCACCGATCGGGCTCACCCCCATGCGCCGCTCCATCGCCGTCCTGCCGATGCCGGACGACCTGGGCGTGGAGCGCTGGCCGTTGGTCGTCTCGGGGTCCGAGACCTGGTACGCCAAGCCGGAGCGCGGCCGGCTGCTCGTCTCGCCGGCCGACGAGGACCCGGTCGACCCCCACGATGCCTGGCCCGACGACATGGTGCTCGCAGAGGGCCTCCACCGGTTCGAGCAGGCAATGACGATCAGCGTCACAAGGGTCGAGCGCTCCTGGGCGGGGCTCCGCTCCTTCGTCGCCGACCGCACGCCGGTCTGCGGCTTTGCCCCGGATGCCGACGGCTTCTTCTGGCTCGCCGGCCAGGGCGGCTACGGCGTCCAGACCTCGCCGGCGCTTGCCCGCCTTGCCGGAGACCTCGTCCTCGGCCGCACCCCCGAACTCACCCCCGACGTCGTCGCCGCCCTGTCGCCCGCCCGCGACGGCATCGGCCCCGGAACAGGAACGCTGCAATGA
- a CDS encoding histone deacetylase family protein, producing the protein MKAFFHDLQRRHDPKHFLSSGAPQPNPEVPGRIDALLAGLAEVKIAAEEPADRGLSPIAAIHSPEYLVFLQNIYARWQRIPGASAEVIPNIHPDRRDVGYPKSAVGQAGFHMADTACPISENTWESAYWSAQTAIAAANHVASGAGDAYALCRPPGHHAFSDLAGGFCFLNNTGIAAQRLLAAGRRPAIVDVDLHHGNGTQGIFYARRDVLTVSIHADPARYYPFFWGHADERGAGAGLGANLNLPIPRGSEDETFLAALDTGLARVRAFGADALVVALGLDAFEGDPFGGLAVTTAGFARIADALAGLKLPTVIVQEGGYLCPELGQNLTSFLSGFGTERAS; encoded by the coding sequence ATGAAAGCCTTCTTTCACGACCTTCAGCGCCGCCACGATCCCAAGCATTTCCTGTCCAGCGGCGCGCCGCAGCCGAACCCGGAGGTGCCCGGCCGCATCGATGCGCTCCTTGCCGGCCTTGCCGAGGTGAAGATAGCGGCGGAAGAGCCTGCCGACCGCGGCCTCAGTCCGATCGCGGCCATCCACTCGCCGGAATACCTCGTCTTCCTGCAGAACATTTATGCCCGCTGGCAACGCATTCCCGGCGCCTCCGCGGAGGTCATCCCCAACATCCACCCGGACCGGCGCGACGTCGGCTACCCGAAATCCGCCGTCGGCCAGGCCGGCTTCCACATGGCCGACACCGCCTGCCCGATTTCCGAAAACACCTGGGAATCGGCCTATTGGAGCGCCCAGACCGCCATCGCCGCCGCCAATCATGTGGCGTCCGGCGCCGGCGATGCCTACGCCCTCTGCCGCCCGCCGGGGCACCACGCCTTTTCCGACCTTGCCGGCGGCTTCTGCTTCCTCAACAACACGGGGATTGCGGCCCAGCGCCTGCTCGCTGCCGGCCGCCGCCCGGCCATCGTCGACGTCGACCTCCACCACGGCAACGGCACGCAAGGCATCTTCTACGCGCGCCGCGACGTCCTCACCGTCTCCATCCACGCCGATCCCGCCCGCTACTATCCGTTCTTCTGGGGCCATGCCGACGAGCGCGGGGCGGGCGCCGGCCTCGGCGCCAATCTCAACCTGCCGATCCCCCGCGGCTCGGAGGACGAGACCTTCCTTGCCGCCCTCGACACCGGCCTTGCGCGCGTCCGCGCCTTCGGCGCCGACGCCCTCGTCGTCGCCCTGGGGCTCGATGCCTTCGAGGGCGACCCGTTCGGCGGCCTTGCCGTGACGACGGCCGGCTTTGCCCGCATCGCCGATGCGCTGGCGGGCCTGAAGCTGCCGACCGTCATCGTCCAGGAGGGCGGCTATCTCTGCCCGGAACTGGGGCAAAACCTGACGAGCTTCCTTTCCGGCTTCGGCACGGAGCGGGCATCGTGA
- a CDS encoding GNAT family N-acetyltransferase, producing MTDIAIRLAGAEDAERIQSMLARLAVDLGETTAFASSTEILRHHGFGEEPLFHCLIAERDGTAVGLVLFFPEFSTLRGMPGVYVQDLWVDRALRSSGLGKRLLAAAARHGAASWQAGYMKLTVHLDNPRAERFYRRHGFANGGHDQTLTLEGPDFGKMSDPT from the coding sequence ATGACCGACATCGCCATCCGCCTCGCCGGCGCCGAGGACGCCGAAAGGATCCAGTCCATGCTCGCCCGTCTTGCCGTCGACCTCGGCGAGACGACGGCGTTTGCCTCAAGCACCGAGATCCTCCGTCACCACGGCTTCGGCGAGGAGCCGCTGTTCCACTGCCTGATCGCGGAGCGCGACGGCACCGCCGTCGGCCTTGTCCTGTTCTTTCCGGAGTTTTCCACGCTGAGGGGCATGCCCGGCGTCTATGTCCAGGACCTTTGGGTCGACAGGGCCTTGCGCAGTTCCGGCCTCGGCAAGCGGCTGCTCGCGGCGGCAGCACGCCACGGCGCAGCAAGCTGGCAGGCCGGCTATATGAAGCTGACCGTCCACCTCGACAATCCGCGCGCCGAGCGCTTCTATCGCCGCCACGGCTTTGCCAATGGCGGCCACGACCAGACCCTTACCCTTGAGGGCCCGGACTTCGGCAAGATGAGTGATCCGACATGA
- a CDS encoding BKACE family enzyme, with protein MTKIIISCAVTGSIHTPSMTPHLPITADDIASESVSAAEAGAAILHLHARNPADGRPSADLDHFMAFLPRIKQGTDAVLNLTTGGSATMTLEERLRAPMTAAPEMCSVNMGSMNFALYPAAARITDWRHDWEKPFLENSDDLIFKNTPRDIAHVISEMGEKRGARFEFECYDVGHLYMLRHFLDRGLVEAPLFIQFVFGVLGGIGADPENLTHMKRIADKLFGDAYQWSALAAGRHQIPITTMAAAMGGHVRVGLEDSIYIARGELARSNADQVALIREIVEKLGRVVATPDDARQMLDLKGADRTAF; from the coding sequence ATGACCAAGATCATCATTTCCTGCGCCGTCACCGGCTCCATCCATACCCCGTCGATGACCCCCCACCTGCCGATCACGGCGGACGACATCGCCTCTGAGTCGGTTTCTGCAGCCGAGGCCGGCGCCGCGATCCTGCACCTCCACGCCCGCAACCCCGCGGACGGCCGCCCCTCGGCCGATCTCGACCATTTCATGGCCTTCCTGCCGCGCATCAAGCAGGGAACCGACGCCGTCCTCAACCTCACCACCGGCGGCAGCGCGACGATGACCCTGGAAGAACGCCTCCGCGCGCCGATGACGGCCGCGCCGGAGATGTGTTCCGTCAACATGGGCTCCATGAACTTCGCGCTCTATCCGGCAGCCGCCCGCATCACCGACTGGCGCCACGACTGGGAAAAGCCGTTCCTGGAAAACTCCGACGACCTCATCTTCAAGAACACGCCCCGCGACATCGCCCATGTGATTTCCGAGATGGGCGAGAAGCGCGGCGCGCGCTTTGAGTTCGAGTGCTACGACGTCGGCCACCTCTACATGCTGCGCCATTTCCTCGACCGCGGCCTCGTCGAAGCCCCGCTCTTCATCCAGTTCGTCTTCGGGGTGCTGGGCGGCATCGGCGCCGATCCGGAGAACCTCACCCACATGAAGCGGATCGCCGACAAGCTGTTCGGCGATGCTTACCAGTGGTCCGCGCTCGCCGCCGGCCGGCACCAGATCCCGATCACCACCATGGCCGCGGCCATGGGCGGCCACGTCCGCGTCGGCCTTGAGGACAGCATCTACATCGCCCGGGGAGAACTCGCCCGCTCCAACGCCGACCAGGTTGCGCTGATCCGCGAGATCGTCGAAAAACTCGGCCGGGTCGTCGCCACGCCCGACGACGCAAGACAAATGCTCGACCTCAAGGGCGCCGACCGCACTGCGTTCTGA
- a CDS encoding aminotransferase family protein: protein MSEKSRLFYQTRLRRPVLDRAEGIYLWDKSGKRYIDGSSGAMVCNIGHSNPNVLAAMARQMEKSTFGYRLHFETEASEQLAARTADLSPPGFDRVFFVSGGSEATESAIKLARQYALARGEASRWKVISRAPSYHGATLGALALTGYGPLTDPFAPMMREMPKIPAPRAYLDGLDPALTETGHHYADMLEAEILRQGPETVLGFIVEPVGGASTGALVPPAGYMERVREICDRHGILMINDEVMCGGGRTGRFFAGDLWGVEPDIIAISKGFGAGYAPLGAVTAHGRIVDAVLDAGGFAHGFTYAGNPLACAAGVAVIDEIHRLDLMANAEKMGALLKSRLHGLAERYPFIGDVRGAGLLLAFELVADRATMTPLPASLNAYLRLVDIAYENGLILYSRRTREGVEGDHFLVCPPMIVTESDIDDIVSLLVSSLDRFAAEAGLPVARAA, encoded by the coding sequence ATGAGCGAAAAGAGCCGCCTCTTCTACCAGACCCGCCTGCGCCGCCCGGTCCTCGACCGGGCCGAGGGCATCTATCTGTGGGACAAGAGCGGCAAGCGCTACATCGACGGCTCGTCGGGCGCCATGGTCTGCAATATCGGCCATTCCAACCCCAACGTCCTTGCCGCCATGGCCCGGCAGATGGAGAAATCCACCTTCGGCTACCGGCTGCATTTCGAGACCGAGGCCTCCGAGCAATTGGCGGCCCGTACGGCGGACCTGAGCCCGCCCGGCTTCGACCGGGTGTTCTTCGTCTCCGGCGGATCGGAGGCGACCGAAAGCGCCATCAAGCTGGCGCGCCAATATGCCCTTGCCCGCGGCGAGGCCAGCCGCTGGAAGGTGATCTCGCGCGCTCCCAGCTACCACGGCGCCACCCTCGGCGCCCTGGCGCTCACCGGCTACGGACCCCTCACGGACCCGTTCGCGCCGATGATGCGCGAGATGCCGAAGATCCCCGCCCCGCGCGCCTATCTCGACGGGCTCGACCCGGCATTGACGGAGACCGGCCACCACTATGCCGACATGCTGGAGGCGGAGATCCTCAGGCAGGGACCCGAAACCGTCCTCGGCTTCATCGTCGAGCCGGTCGGCGGCGCCTCCACCGGCGCGCTGGTGCCGCCCGCCGGCTACATGGAACGGGTGCGCGAGATCTGCGACCGCCACGGTATCCTGATGATCAATGACGAGGTGATGTGCGGCGGCGGCCGCACCGGCCGCTTCTTCGCCGGCGATCTGTGGGGCGTGGAGCCCGACATCATCGCCATTTCCAAGGGGTTCGGCGCCGGCTACGCGCCGCTGGGCGCCGTCACCGCCCATGGCCGCATCGTCGATGCGGTGCTCGATGCCGGCGGCTTCGCCCACGGCTTCACCTATGCCGGCAATCCACTGGCCTGCGCTGCCGGGGTCGCCGTCATCGACGAGATCCACCGCCTCGACCTGATGGCCAATGCCGAAAAGATGGGCGCCCTCCTGAAGTCCCGGCTCCATGGCCTCGCCGAGCGCTATCCCTTCATCGGCGACGTGCGCGGCGCCGGCCTGCTGCTCGCCTTCGAGCTCGTTGCCGACCGGGCGACGATGACGCCGCTGCCGGCCTCCCTCAACGCCTATCTCCGGCTCGTCGACATCGCCTATGAAAATGGCCTCATCCTCTATTCCAGGCGCACCCGAGAGGGCGTGGAAGGCGACCATTTCCTCGTCTGCCCGCCGATGATCGTGACCGAAAGCGACATCGACGACATCGTCAGCCTGCTCGTTTCCTCCCTCGACCGCTTCGCCGCGGAGGCCGGCCTGCCGGTGGCACGGGCCGCATGA